In a genomic window of Magnolia sinica isolate HGM2019 chromosome 16, MsV1, whole genome shotgun sequence:
- the LOC131229474 gene encoding AP-3 complex subunit sigma isoform X2, producing MIRAVMVMNTQGKPRLAKFYDYQPVEKQQELIRSIFGVEQRTLATSLKLMQSLAWYVPFQHAHTFFVETLDKCFKNVCELDIVFNFNKMHTILDEIVLGGQVLETSSAEVMKAVGEITKMEWSSDATVLIPKSVSSRLGR from the exons atgataCGAGCGGTGATGGTGATGAATACACAGGGAAAACCTCGGCTTGCCAAATTCTATGATTATCAG CCCGTGGAGAAGCAACAGGAGCTGATACGGAGCATTTTTGGAG TAGAGCAGAGAACGTTAGCAACTTCATTGAAGCTGATGCAATCTTTGGCCTGGTATGTCCCGTTTCAACACGCACAcactt TTTTTGTTGAGACACTGGATAAATGCTTCAAGAACGTTTGTGAGCTTGACATTGTGTTCAATTTTAACAAG ATGCATACTATTTTAGATGAGATTGTGCTTGGAGGCCAGGTCTTGGAAACGAGTTCTGCAGAAGTGATGAAGGCTGTTGGTGAAATTAcaaa GATGGAGTGGTCTTCAGATGCAACCGTGCTCATTCCGAAGTCAGTCTCTAGCAGGCTAGGCCGATGA
- the LOC131229474 gene encoding AP-3 complex subunit sigma isoform X1, which translates to MIRAVMVMNTQGKPRLAKFYDYQPVEKQQELIRSIFGVLCSRAENVSNFIEADAIFGLDTRLVYKHYATLYFVFVFDSSENELAMLDLIQVFVETLDKCFKNVCELDIVFNFNKMHTILDEIVLGGQVLETSSAEVMKAVGEITKMEWSSDATVLIPKSVSSRLGR; encoded by the exons atgataCGAGCGGTGATGGTGATGAATACACAGGGAAAACCTCGGCTTGCCAAATTCTATGATTATCAG CCCGTGGAGAAGCAACAGGAGCTGATACGGAGCATTTTTGGAG TTTTATGCAGTAGAGCAGAGAACGTTAGCAACTTCATTGAAGCTGATGCAATCTTTGGCCTG GATACGCGGTTGGTGTACAAGCACTATGCCACTCTTTACTTTGTCTTTGTATTTGACAGTTCCGAAAATGAGCTAGCTATGCTCGACCTCATACAAG TTTTTGTTGAGACACTGGATAAATGCTTCAAGAACGTTTGTGAGCTTGACATTGTGTTCAATTTTAACAAG ATGCATACTATTTTAGATGAGATTGTGCTTGGAGGCCAGGTCTTGGAAACGAGTTCTGCAGAAGTGATGAAGGCTGTTGGTGAAATTAcaaa GATGGAGTGGTCTTCAGATGCAACCGTGCTCATTCCGAAGTCAGTCTCTAGCAGGCTAGGCCGATGA